The following are encoded in a window of Neomicrococcus lactis genomic DNA:
- a CDS encoding tyrosine-protein phosphatase, with protein MHTADLTSQPLPAARPRWDGAVNARHIVGQIYGMGRREWLTQRGWQDLEDDAVATVIDLRNFSESGKRATDPVGEAPAGITVVHVPLEDPSHPDFERVTVYGSLGVRADGAPEPSIPYLHHPAGYPAYVELFAANITTALRMIAVSPSGGVVLHCSAGRDRTSLLATFLLDLAGKREEIPAAYAAGAHGINEYHRVSTVPHPYERYAEPERFEMELADRLEALAEFVATLDAQKFLQENGFKESEIERLFRKVRVEE; from the coding sequence ATGCACACCGCCGATCTTACGTCCCAGCCCCTACCCGCCGCGCGCCCGCGCTGGGATGGCGCCGTCAACGCGCGACACATTGTGGGCCAGATCTACGGGATGGGCCGCCGCGAATGGCTCACGCAGCGCGGTTGGCAGGATTTGGAGGACGACGCCGTAGCTACAGTCATCGATCTTCGGAATTTTTCAGAGTCGGGCAAGCGGGCAACGGACCCTGTGGGTGAAGCGCCGGCTGGCATCACGGTGGTGCACGTGCCACTCGAGGATCCTTCGCACCCTGACTTTGAGCGAGTAACTGTTTACGGATCGCTCGGCGTTCGTGCGGACGGAGCTCCCGAGCCCTCCATCCCGTATCTCCATCATCCGGCAGGCTACCCGGCGTATGTGGAGCTGTTTGCCGCCAACATCACCACCGCACTTCGAATGATCGCAGTGTCCCCGAGCGGCGGCGTCGTACTTCATTGCTCTGCGGGACGGGACCGCACCTCGCTGCTGGCCACATTCTTGCTGGACCTCGCGGGGAAGCGGGAGGAGATCCCAGCCGCGTACGCCGCGGGGGCTCACGGCATCAACGAGTATCACCGGGTTAGCACGGTGCCGCACCCCTATGAGAGGTATGCGGAACCGGAGCGGTTCGAGATGGAACTAGCGGACCGGCTAGAGGCGCTCGCAGAGTTTGTCGCGACTCTGGATGCGCAAAAGTTTTTGCAGGAAAACGGGTTCAAGGAATCTGAAATTGAGAGGCTCTTTCGGAAAGTCCGCGTGGAAGAATAG
- a CDS encoding PLDc N-terminal domain-containing protein — MVRYYIAGGIIAASVIIYALIQCILSDARRVRSISKPAWILTIVLLPLLGALLWFWLGRPLGAAPATGAAGNSGYYAPGRSTAPDDDDAFLRQLERQRELKKREEELKRREEELKKREKDAGNDPQAD; from the coding sequence ATGGTCAGGTACTACATTGCCGGCGGCATCATCGCGGCGTCCGTCATTATTTACGCGCTCATTCAGTGCATCCTTTCGGACGCCCGCCGCGTGCGGAGCATCTCCAAGCCCGCATGGATTCTGACTATTGTGCTGTTGCCGCTTCTCGGCGCACTTTTGTGGTTCTGGTTGGGTCGCCCGCTAGGCGCCGCCCCCGCAACCGGAGCTGCTGGTAATTCCGGCTACTATGCTCCAGGACGTTCTACCGCGCCGGATGACGACGACGCTTTCTTGCGTCAGTTGGAACGCCAGCGTGAGTTGAAGAAGCGCGAAGAGGAGCTCAAGCGTCGAGAAGAAGAGCTCAAGAAACGCGAAAAAGATGCGGGCAACGACCCGCAGGCCGACTAA
- a CDS encoding GyrI-like domain-containing protein, which yields MAEQTAKFDFKKDFAPLYRPTSKRWASVEVPTFRFLAVNGHGDPNTSAAYAQAVESLYTVAYTLKFALKERGQDFVVPPLEGLWSAADPTSFVERRKDEWDWSMLIAVPPFATAEDVESAREKASAKKPELPLSALALREISEGRSLQILHVGAYDDEGPILRELHEKVMPDGGVTFNGPHHEIYLSDPRRVAPEKLKTVLRQPVREV from the coding sequence GTGGCTGAGCAAACGGCGAAGTTTGATTTCAAGAAGGACTTCGCACCGCTGTATCGGCCAACATCGAAGAGGTGGGCATCCGTTGAGGTGCCCACCTTTCGTTTTCTCGCGGTGAATGGTCACGGAGACCCCAATACGTCCGCTGCCTACGCGCAGGCCGTAGAGTCCCTCTACACCGTCGCCTATACGCTCAAGTTCGCGCTGAAGGAGCGGGGTCAGGACTTTGTGGTCCCACCCTTAGAGGGGCTGTGGAGCGCTGCGGACCCGACCTCATTTGTTGAGCGGCGGAAAGACGAATGGGACTGGTCCATGCTGATTGCGGTGCCGCCGTTCGCCACCGCCGAGGATGTGGAAAGCGCTCGCGAGAAAGCGAGTGCGAAAAAGCCTGAGTTGCCCCTGAGCGCGCTAGCGCTACGGGAAATTTCCGAAGGGCGCTCGCTTCAGATTTTGCACGTGGGAGCTTACGACGACGAAGGCCCCATCTTGCGGGAGCTACACGAAAAGGTCATGCCGGACGGGGGAGTGACCTTCAACGGTCCGCATCATGAGATCTACTTGAGCGATCCGCGACGAGTGGCGCCAGAGAAACTGAAGACCGTTTTGCGTCAGCCGGTGCGTGAGGTTTAG
- a CDS encoding AMP-binding protein: protein MPHVNPEFLDAPLRALSLALAEEGPAVEILEGNQLTFAGDAPDGTGAVVRTSGSTGTPKRTALSVDAIAANAQITAEFLGFEGQWLLALPLNYVAGLTVLTRSLFAGTEPVATEPGAHFSADAFNEAAALMTDRRRITSLVPTMLQRLLTDPSAETLAHLKRFDALLIGGGRTPKWVLEAGARENLNIFLTYGSAETCGGCVYNGVPLPGVSVREEGGRLWLGGPTLATEYLGDPARTAEHFRELDSERRYLTDDLGAFTDGVVSVSGRVDDVINSAGIKLYAAHIQRFVEAQPGVASALVIGVSHPEWGEAVGLAVTGDYDDDALTSAIRTELGATSVPKFVWHPAELPLLGNGKPDRLRIAEELRQHPR, encoded by the coding sequence ATGCCACACGTCAACCCGGAATTCCTCGACGCACCCCTGCGCGCGCTCTCACTCGCGCTCGCAGAAGAGGGCCCCGCCGTCGAAATTCTGGAAGGCAACCAGCTCACGTTCGCGGGCGACGCGCCTGACGGGACTGGCGCCGTCGTACGAACTTCCGGTTCCACTGGAACGCCGAAGCGCACCGCTCTATCCGTGGACGCGATCGCAGCGAATGCCCAGATCACCGCGGAATTTTTGGGATTCGAAGGGCAATGGCTGCTCGCCTTGCCGCTCAATTACGTAGCCGGGCTGACGGTGCTCACGCGTTCGCTGTTCGCGGGCACGGAGCCTGTCGCAACGGAGCCCGGTGCGCACTTTAGCGCCGACGCGTTCAACGAGGCAGCCGCGCTCATGACGGATCGGCGGCGCATCACGTCGCTGGTACCCACCATGTTGCAGCGCCTCCTGACGGATCCGTCCGCGGAAACGCTCGCTCATCTGAAGCGCTTCGACGCGCTCTTGATCGGCGGCGGCCGCACGCCCAAGTGGGTCCTCGAGGCCGGGGCGCGCGAAAACCTGAACATCTTCCTCACCTACGGATCCGCGGAAACCTGCGGCGGCTGCGTCTACAACGGCGTGCCGCTGCCGGGAGTGAGCGTGCGCGAAGAGGGCGGCCGGCTGTGGCTCGGCGGCCCCACGCTCGCCACCGAATATCTCGGCGATCCCGCGCGCACCGCCGAACATTTCCGCGAGCTCGACTCTGAACGCCGGTACCTCACCGACGACCTCGGCGCCTTCACCGACGGCGTGGTTAGCGTGAGCGGCCGCGTGGATGACGTCATCAATTCCGCAGGCATCAAGCTTTACGCCGCGCACATTCAGCGCTTCGTGGAGGCTCAGCCGGGCGTGGCATCCGCGCTCGTTATTGGGGTTTCGCACCCGGAATGGGGCGAGGCCGTGGGGCTCGCCGTCACCGGGGATTACGACGACGATGCACTCACTTCCGCAATTCGCACCGAGTTGGGTGCCACGAGCGTGCCGAAATTTGTGTGGCATCCAGCCGAGTTGCCGCTGCTGGGAAACGGGAAGCCGGACCGACTTCGCATTGCCGAGGAGCTGCGCCAGCACCCTCGATGA
- a CDS encoding FAD-binding protein, translating to MITRRLFATSTPSSETKCLAKVGWPTWTPPEANGSGLNMALEVGAKFKTDLASPAAWCPLSLIKYPNGTEGVFPHIMDRAKPGSIGVLANGKRFVNEANGYYEYVDAMIKATPEGQPVNSWQIADSRFVRKYPLGMAKPLPVPLTPYLLNGYLQKGNTIEELAEKCGIDPPALAKTVKEFNENARRGEDPEFGLGETPFNRYGGDPKNTPNPSLGTLEKGPFYAVKVLPGSFGTFAGIDVDEKSRVRTESGDVIPGLYAAGNDQARVMGGYYPAGGINLGPGLTFGYVAARDIAGVTTYEDDKTEAPV from the coding sequence ATGATCACGAGAAGGCTGTTCGCTACCTCGACGCCGTCGTCGGAGACAAAGTGCCTCGCGAAGGTTGGCTGGCCTACCTGGACGCCGCCTGAGGCCAACGGATCCGGCCTGAACATGGCGCTCGAAGTGGGCGCGAAGTTCAAGACGGACCTCGCCTCGCCAGCCGCGTGGTGCCCATTGTCGCTCATCAAGTACCCGAACGGCACCGAGGGCGTCTTCCCGCACATCATGGACCGCGCCAAGCCGGGCAGCATCGGCGTGCTCGCGAACGGCAAGCGCTTCGTGAACGAGGCCAACGGCTACTACGAATACGTGGACGCCATGATCAAGGCAACCCCAGAGGGGCAGCCGGTCAACTCGTGGCAGATCGCCGACTCCCGCTTTGTGCGCAAGTACCCGCTGGGCATGGCCAAGCCATTGCCCGTGCCGCTCACGCCGTACTTGCTCAACGGCTACCTGCAAAAGGGCAACACCATCGAGGAACTTGCCGAGAAATGTGGGATTGACCCGCCGGCGTTGGCCAAGACGGTCAAGGAGTTCAACGAGAACGCACGCCGTGGCGAAGACCCAGAGTTCGGCCTTGGCGAGACTCCGTTCAACCGTTACGGTGGCGACCCGAAGAACACCCCGAATCCATCGCTTGGCACTTTGGAAAAGGGTCCGTTCTACGCGGTCAAGGTGCTTCCGGGCAGCTTCGGCACGTTTGCTGGCATCGACGTGGATGAGAAGTCCCGCGTGCGCACCGAGTCCGGCGACGTGATCCCTGGCTTGTACGCAGCCGGTAATGATCAGGCCAGAGTCATGGGTGGCTACTACCCAGCTGGTGGCATCAACCTGGGTCCTGGGTTGACCTTCGGCTATGTGGCAGCTCGCGACATTGCTGGCGTGACCACCTACGAGGATGACAAGACCGAGGCTCCTGTCTAG
- a CDS encoding FAD-binding protein gives MNPSPENKWDREVDLLVLGTGAAGLSATLTAAAQGAKVLTLEKTEYVGGTTAYSAGTAWVPNNHFQREDGILDDHEKAVRYLDAVVGDKVPREGWLAYLDAA, from the coding sequence ATGAATCCGTCCCCCGAAAATAAATGGGATCGCGAAGTCGATCTGCTGGTGCTTGGAACGGGAGCGGCCGGTCTGTCAGCAACTCTGACTGCTGCAGCACAAGGGGCGAAGGTGCTCACGCTGGAGAAGACCGAATACGTCGGCGGCACCACCGCCTACTCGGCTGGCACAGCCTGGGTTCCAAATAACCACTTCCAACGTGAAGATGGCATTCTCGATGATCACGAGAAGGCTGTTCGCTACCTCGACGCCGTCGTCGGAGACAAAGTGCCTCGCGAAGGTTGGCTGGCCTACCTGGACGCCGCCTGA
- a CDS encoding VOC family protein — MIAGIQVTFDAFNPHELAAWWAETLGWEVEPSNPEFIQKMIAEGQATEEDTVLVNGVLAWKDGAAINPPAGAPGVRILFQLTENVKILKDRIHLDLRLDPNEDLTAVRKRLEERGARLLWKGKQGPHTWWTMADPEGNEFCV; from the coding sequence ATGATTGCCGGAATTCAAGTCACTTTTGATGCCTTCAACCCGCACGAGCTCGCCGCCTGGTGGGCTGAGACCTTGGGCTGGGAAGTAGAGCCGTCCAACCCGGAGTTTATCCAGAAGATGATCGCCGAAGGTCAGGCCACGGAGGAGGATACCGTTCTGGTCAACGGCGTCCTTGCCTGGAAAGACGGAGCCGCCATCAACCCGCCAGCAGGTGCCCCGGGCGTACGCATCCTTTTCCAGCTCACCGAGAACGTGAAGATCCTGAAAGACCGCATCCACTTGGATCTGCGCCTTGATCCCAACGAGGACCTCACCGCTGTTCGCAAGCGACTCGAAGAGCGCGGCGCACGACTGCTCTGGAAAGGCAAGCAAGGGCCGCACACGTGGTGGACCATGGCCGACCCCGAAGGCAACGAGTTCTGCGTGTAA
- a CDS encoding 1,4-dihydroxy-2-naphthoate polyprenyltransferase — MASFAQWVEGARLRTLPLAVAPVVIGTAAAYEISAASGTPTVFWGRALLAAIVSLALQVGVNYANDYSDGIRGTDDVRVGPLRLTASGVATPGAVKRAAFLSFGVAAIAGLALVAISGLWWAILVGIVCILAAWGYTGGKKPYGYMGLGDVMVFIFFGLVATLGTTFSQVYQLSAPAWVGACSIGLISTSVLMANNIRDIPTDREVGKMTLAVRLGETNARRAFVGMLFVAVLLPVVLVGSHPWLSLTALAALLCFKPSKAVLSPSLDRRTLIPVLKTTGIIGLVFAALFAVGAVLS, encoded by the coding sequence TTGGCCAGCTTTGCCCAGTGGGTTGAAGGCGCGCGACTGCGCACTCTGCCCCTTGCCGTCGCACCTGTAGTGATCGGCACCGCCGCTGCCTATGAAATCTCTGCCGCTTCCGGCACTCCGACGGTGTTTTGGGGACGCGCGCTGCTCGCCGCGATCGTGTCCTTGGCGCTTCAAGTGGGCGTGAACTACGCGAACGATTACTCGGACGGCATCCGCGGAACCGACGACGTACGCGTTGGCCCCTTGCGACTGACCGCTTCTGGCGTCGCAACTCCTGGAGCGGTGAAGCGCGCGGCGTTCTTGAGCTTTGGAGTCGCAGCAATTGCTGGTCTGGCTCTCGTGGCAATCTCCGGATTGTGGTGGGCGATCCTCGTGGGCATCGTGTGCATTCTTGCCGCGTGGGGCTACACGGGTGGAAAGAAGCCTTATGGCTACATGGGCCTCGGCGACGTCATGGTGTTCATCTTCTTTGGCCTGGTTGCAACTCTGGGAACCACGTTCTCACAGGTCTACCAGCTTTCGGCTCCCGCGTGGGTGGGCGCTTGTAGCATCGGCTTGATCTCAACGTCGGTGCTCATGGCCAACAACATCCGCGACATCCCGACGGACCGCGAAGTCGGCAAGATGACCCTTGCTGTGCGACTCGGTGAGACCAATGCCCGCCGGGCCTTCGTGGGAATGCTTTTTGTGGCCGTGCTCTTGCCCGTGGTCTTGGTAGGAAGCCACCCGTGGCTCTCCCTCACTGCGCTTGCTGCACTCTTGTGTTTCAAGCCGTCGAAGGCAGTCCTCTCCCCTAGCCTTGACCGCCGGACGCTCATTCCAGTGTTGAAGACCACTGGAATCATCGGCTTGGTGTTCGCGGCCTTGTTCGCCGTGGGAGCTGTGCTTTCCTAA
- a CDS encoding DUF4229 domain-containing protein: MPFLKYTLLRLGLFFAAYAILYYALGWNILVALLAAMLIAFGVSYLFFNKLRIAANEQVVGRFSGRAKGKERVIDHDAEAEDAFQETLEDPYADPEEPKRNQS, encoded by the coding sequence GTGCCTTTCCTGAAATATACGCTTCTGCGCCTTGGACTGTTCTTTGCTGCCTACGCGATTCTTTATTACGCGCTGGGGTGGAACATCCTGGTGGCGTTGCTCGCCGCGATGCTGATCGCCTTTGGCGTCAGCTACTTGTTCTTCAACAAGTTGCGCATTGCGGCAAATGAGCAGGTGGTGGGCCGCTTCAGCGGCCGCGCGAAGGGCAAAGAACGCGTCATTGACCATGATGCCGAGGCAGAGGACGCCTTCCAAGAGACGCTCGAGGACCCTTACGCGGATCCTGAAGAGCCGAAGCGCAACCAGTCCTAA
- a CDS encoding SDR family NAD(P)-dependent oxidoreductase: MNEQVEQMGTPPTASTLPEFGFWPGRHLERVFLITGASGGLGSAAAERLSREGAIIVGADVLAAELPPEAEGMFRVLDVTSPEQWKKLVDETLQKYGRIDGALFCHGVQGPEFPVEDVPLDGWQRTLDINLTGCFKGLQAVVPAMKSARYGRIAMLSSIAGREGNENMTAYSVAKAGLITLGKSVAKETAKYGITINSIAPSMFQTPLLKDLSPERNAALLSRVPMGRIGYPAEFAALASWLLSVEASYMTGQTLDLSGGRSVS, encoded by the coding sequence ATGAATGAGCAGGTCGAACAGATGGGCACGCCTCCCACGGCGAGCACGCTTCCGGAGTTCGGCTTCTGGCCGGGTCGGCATCTGGAGCGCGTGTTTCTGATTACCGGTGCCAGTGGTGGATTGGGATCTGCAGCTGCTGAGCGCTTGAGCCGTGAAGGCGCCATCATCGTGGGTGCCGACGTTCTGGCGGCGGAGCTTCCTCCGGAAGCGGAGGGGATGTTCCGCGTTCTCGACGTGACCTCTCCAGAGCAGTGGAAGAAGCTCGTTGACGAGACCCTGCAGAAGTACGGGCGCATTGATGGAGCCTTGTTCTGCCACGGCGTGCAAGGGCCGGAGTTCCCGGTGGAAGACGTCCCGTTGGATGGCTGGCAGCGGACGCTCGATATCAACCTGACCGGTTGCTTCAAAGGTCTGCAGGCTGTGGTTCCGGCGATGAAGTCTGCGCGCTATGGACGCATTGCCATGCTGTCTTCGATCGCCGGCCGCGAAGGTAACGAGAACATGACCGCCTATTCGGTGGCGAAGGCCGGGCTCATCACGCTGGGCAAGTCCGTGGCGAAAGAGACCGCGAAGTACGGCATCACCATCAACTCCATTGCGCCGTCCATGTTCCAAACGCCGCTCTTGAAGGACCTGAGCCCCGAACGCAACGCGGCGTTGCTGTCCCGTGTGCCCATGGGCCGCATTGGTTATCCAGCGGAGTTTGCCGCACTCGCGTCCTGGCTGCTCTCCGTTGAAGCCAGCTACATGACGGGCCAGACGCTGGACCTCAGTGGTGGCCGCAGCGTCTCATAG
- a CDS encoding amino acid permease, whose translation MSSEGYKKTLTRRHVQMIAMGGAIGVGLFMGAGGRLASVGPALIFSYAIAGVIAYFLMRALGELIMYRPTSGSFVSYAGELFGSKGAYLTGWMYVLNWVMTGIAELIAIGLYFQFFFPAVPVEVAAICALVLLVAVNLFSAKAFGEVEFWAAALKITAIVLFLIVGTVMVVMNTQIGEQRASVANLFASDGGMFPNGIGVSILVLNAVIFAYNAIELVGITAGEMEDPQREVPKAVRAVVFRILVFYVGSVTLLAMLLPWDQFKAGQSPFVTIFDQLGIRWIGDIMNLVVITAALSSCNSGLYSIGRVFRAMANNGHAPHWLTKMNSRYVPYVAILTVGVVYFVGIILNIWLGGTHAFDLALNTASIGVLFTWGAIFACQLKLRKTKGLVSALPMPGSPWTGWIGIISLVIIGILIGFDTMTDAKTGEVFHLGLYTIATIPLFAVLLWLGWFKVRNNIAKSEFYS comes from the coding sequence ATCAGTTCCGAAGGATACAAAAAGACCCTGACCCGGCGTCACGTCCAAATGATTGCCATGGGCGGCGCCATTGGTGTGGGTCTGTTTATGGGCGCCGGCGGACGCTTGGCCTCCGTGGGACCAGCCCTCATCTTCTCCTACGCGATCGCTGGTGTGATTGCGTACTTCCTGATGCGTGCACTGGGCGAGCTCATCATGTACCGCCCAACGTCTGGCTCCTTCGTGAGCTACGCCGGTGAATTGTTCGGTTCCAAAGGCGCCTACCTCACGGGGTGGATGTATGTCCTGAACTGGGTCATGACCGGCATCGCCGAACTCATTGCTATTGGCCTCTACTTCCAGTTCTTCTTCCCGGCAGTTCCCGTGGAAGTAGCCGCGATCTGCGCTCTGGTGCTGTTGGTGGCCGTGAACCTCTTTAGTGCCAAGGCCTTCGGCGAAGTGGAATTCTGGGCGGCAGCGCTCAAGATCACCGCCATCGTCTTGTTCTTGATCGTGGGCACCGTGATGGTGGTCATGAACACGCAGATTGGTGAGCAGCGCGCGTCTGTGGCCAACCTCTTCGCTTCTGACGGAGGCATGTTCCCGAACGGCATCGGCGTCTCGATCCTCGTCTTGAACGCTGTGATCTTCGCGTACAACGCTATTGAGCTGGTAGGTATTACCGCCGGCGAGATGGAAGATCCACAGCGCGAAGTCCCTAAGGCTGTTCGTGCGGTGGTCTTCCGTATTCTGGTCTTCTACGTAGGCTCCGTAACCCTCTTGGCCATGCTCCTTCCGTGGGACCAGTTCAAGGCCGGTCAGAGCCCGTTCGTGACCATCTTTGATCAGCTGGGCATTCGCTGGATCGGCGACATCATGAACCTCGTGGTGATCACGGCAGCGCTGAGCTCCTGCAACTCCGGCTTGTACTCGATTGGCCGCGTGTTCCGCGCGATGGCCAACAACGGTCACGCTCCGCACTGGCTCACCAAGATGAACAGCCGTTACGTCCCGTACGTCGCCATCTTGACGGTCGGCGTTGTGTATTTCGTCGGCATCATTCTCAACATTTGGTTGGGCGGCACCCATGCGTTCGACCTTGCGTTGAACACGGCATCCATCGGCGTTCTCTTCACGTGGGGAGCCATCTTTGCGTGCCAGCTTAAGCTGCGCAAGACAAAGGGACTCGTGTCCGCGCTTCCTATGCCAGGCAGCCCTTGGACCGGCTGGATCGGAATCATTAGCTTGGTCATCATCGGCATCTTGATCGGCTTTGACACGATGACGGATGCGAAGACCGGCGAAGTCTTCCACTTGGGTCTTTACACGATTGCCACCATCCCGCTCTTCGCGGTCTTGCTGTGGCTGGGATGGTTCAAGGTGCGGAACAACATCGCCAAGAGCGAGTTCTATTCCTAA
- a CDS encoding PaaI family thioesterase, with product MDGLTYLQHVISGEIPQSPFNDLIGVRLVHAEAGRVELAVDLRADHFNKIGTGHGGFVSTLCDNACGMAVDSVSPAGAAWTSLDLQVRFLKAITPATSPLKIVGTVIRAGRKVAVTQAEVFSAKGDLLTTCTSSLYALTSNGATSS from the coding sequence ATGGACGGTCTCACGTATTTGCAGCACGTGATTTCAGGAGAAATCCCGCAATCGCCCTTCAACGATTTGATTGGGGTCCGTCTGGTTCATGCCGAGGCTGGCCGCGTGGAACTGGCTGTTGACCTGCGCGCGGACCATTTCAACAAGATCGGGACCGGACACGGCGGCTTCGTTTCGACGCTGTGCGACAACGCGTGCGGCATGGCCGTGGACTCTGTTTCTCCTGCCGGCGCCGCCTGGACGTCTTTGGACCTGCAGGTCCGGTTTTTGAAAGCCATCACGCCAGCAACGAGCCCTCTGAAAATCGTGGGTACAGTGATCCGAGCCGGCCGCAAGGTCGCCGTCACTCAAGCGGAAGTGTTTTCCGCGAAAGGCGACCTGCTCACCACCTGCACGTCATCCCTCTATGCACTGACCTCGAACGGAGCCACGTCCTCATGA
- a CDS encoding 1,4-dihydroxy-2-naphthoyl-CoA synthase, with protein MTDNAVSAESLPEKVSDIFDPTRWRVVEGFDFEDMTYHRQVERDENGKIIRDLPTVRIAFNRPEVRNAFRPGTVDELYRAMDHARMSSDVATVLLTGNGPSPKDGGHSFCSGGDQRIRGRDGYRYAEGETADSIDPARAGRLHILEVQRLMRTMPKVVIAVVNGWAAGGGHSLHVVSDLTIASKEHGKFKQTDATVGSFDAGYGSALLARQIGQKNAREIFFLAREYSAEDMVKMGAVNEAVHHERLEEVALEYAADIARQSPQAIRMLKFAFNLADDGIAGQQVFAGEATRLAYMTDEAVEGRDAFLQKRDPNWSDYPYYF; from the coding sequence GTGACTGACAACGCCGTATCTGCCGAATCTCTGCCCGAAAAAGTCTCCGACATCTTCGACCCCACCCGCTGGCGCGTGGTGGAGGGTTTCGATTTTGAGGACATGACCTACCACCGCCAGGTGGAACGGGACGAAAACGGCAAGATCATCCGCGATCTGCCGACGGTTCGCATCGCGTTCAATCGCCCCGAGGTGCGCAACGCGTTCCGCCCGGGCACCGTGGATGAGCTCTACCGCGCGATGGATCACGCTCGCATGAGCTCGGACGTCGCCACCGTGCTGCTCACCGGCAACGGCCCCTCCCCGAAGGACGGCGGACACTCGTTCTGCTCCGGCGGAGATCAGCGCATTCGTGGCCGCGACGGATACCGCTACGCCGAGGGTGAGACCGCGGATTCGATCGATCCTGCCCGCGCCGGTCGTCTCCACATCCTTGAAGTTCAGCGCCTCATGCGCACCATGCCGAAGGTCGTCATCGCCGTGGTCAACGGCTGGGCCGCCGGTGGAGGGCACTCGCTGCACGTGGTCTCTGACCTGACCATCGCAAGCAAGGAACACGGCAAGTTCAAGCAGACGGACGCCACCGTGGGTTCCTTTGATGCCGGCTACGGTTCCGCTTTGTTGGCCCGCCAAATCGGCCAGAAGAACGCTCGCGAAATCTTCTTCCTCGCTCGCGAATACTCCGCCGAAGACATGGTGAAGATGGGCGCCGTCAACGAAGCCGTTCACCACGAGCGCCTCGAAGAAGTGGCCCTTGAATACGCCGCAGACATCGCGCGCCAGTCCCCTCAGGCCATCCGCATGCTCAAGTTCGCCTTCAACCTCGCCGATGACGGCATCGCCGGACAGCAGGTCTTCGCCGGCGAAGCTACCCGCTTGGCGTACATGACGGACGAAGCCGTGGAAGGCCGCGACGCGTTCTTGCAGAAGCGCGATCCCAACTGGTCTGACTACCCTTACTACTTCTAA